A part of Crassostrea angulata isolate pt1a10 chromosome 5, ASM2561291v2, whole genome shotgun sequence genomic DNA contains:
- the LOC128185782 gene encoding uncharacterized protein LOC128185782 gives MGIFGKGALCSGRCLTGPRGSNTRPEKEEVDQPARRPRFKFLSKWFRSESRQNVHVYHPPIVVTFEDALITEGLLVPGSNEHPVLNICSGFLNEELGHYKRMRYRSYGRSRWDDVFATPGVLRVAQEMDVNEPIVDELPVSLWLGCVEPILPALISLSQMQRRRTNLSKYRPSATPMPDPNENPTDHGDFDREPWFNVIGPQHAGNVPLPPTDEVRPTDMIENGLTEEKMRWYDLVTANRGRQNVRSKCTRISHPPGVTQGYTRVIQIRVDPPEEEAEEMNSYHSESESGDEGNYDLIQALFEE, from the exons ATGGGGATATTCGGTAAAGGTGCGCTTTGCTCCGGTCGCTGCCTCACCGGGCCCCGCGGTTCGAACACCCGGCCGGAGAAAGAGGAGGTAGACCAACCAGCGCGCCGACCCCGCTTCAAGTTCTTATCAAAATGGTTCCGTTCGGAAAGCCGCCAAAATGTTCATGTCTACCACCCACCAATCGTTGTAACATTTGAGGATGCTCTTATAACAGAGGGTCTGTTAGTCCCGGGCTCAAACGAACACCCGGTGCTAAACATCTGTAGCGGGTTCCTTAATGAGGAACTGGGGCACTACAAAAGAATGCGGTACCGGTCTTACGGTAGGTCAAGGTGGGACGACGTGTTCGCTACCCCCGGGGTTCTGAGAGTGGCCCAGGAGATGGACGTGAACGAGCCGATCGTGGACGAGCTGCCGGTGTCCCTGTGGTTGGGTTGTGTGGAGCCCATCCTCCCCGCCCTCATTTCTCTCAGTCAGATGCAGCGTCGGAGGACCAACCTCAGCAAATACAG GCCCTCGGCGACACCAATGCCCGACCCAAATGAAAACCCCACGGACCACGGGGACTTCGATAGGGAGCCTTGGTTCAATGTGATTGGCCCCCAGCACGCGGGGAACGTCCCTCTACCCCCAACTGACGAGGTGCGACCCACGGATATGATAGAGAATGGACTCACGGAGGAGAAAATGCGGTGGTACGATCTTGTGACG GCTAACAGAGGCAGACAAAACGTGCGATCTAAATGCACGAGGATCTCGCACCCTCCCGGGGTCACCCAAGGTTATACCCGGGTCATTCAAATACGGGTCGATCCACCGGAAGAAGAAGCGGAAGAAATGAACAGCTATCATTCAGAATCGGAGTCGGGAGACGAAGGAAACTACGACCTTATTCAAGCTCTTTTTGAAGAATAG